One segment of Salvia splendens isolate huo1 chromosome 20, SspV2, whole genome shotgun sequence DNA contains the following:
- the LOC121781580 gene encoding COP1-interactive protein 1-like has protein sequence MIFYNLSGVERLNVDVSLLRDENAQLQSTNSEMEKVLAEKESEISKFGERESESSARIVALAADVNNLREQLGHTSDQKSEAERVIEKQRGEMSEALIQIENLKEELSLAENRNTELGHKIVEQEREMEEHRDELLRLSEEHTQLEVRFRDCHERLVISEKRTEEISDQFRGSMTVKNQDIDQLEETIEDLKAELEIKEDELSSLVENMRATEVKQRLSGQKLRITEQVLSEKEEIHQKRVEKLQEEKELLEGRIASLAGIVSIYKEAQLSLVGEISEKMNETLNGIDTFSMKFEEDYGHLESRVYEIGNELKVVVNWITGNNAEKDEMKKEIGSLVERVLVLKEKVNEMEMIMQKNEEERKNLSETVRQHEEKAKELKMVIEERDGRLGELERKMNEKDSGMLSLSEEKREAIRQLCIWIDFHHDRYEDLKDMMLKKRGGTRQIAA, from the coding sequence atgattttttacaatctGAGTGGTGTGGAGAGGTTAAACGTTGATGTCTCCTTGTTGCGAGACGAGAATGCGCAGCTGCAGTCTACGAATTCTGAGATGGAGAAAGTGTTGGCGGAGAAAGAGAGTGAAATCTCGAAATTTGGGGAAAGAGAGAGTGAGTCATCTGCGCGGATTGTGGCATTGGCTGCCGATGTGAACAATCTCCGAGAGCAATTAGGGCATACAAGTGATCAGAAAAGTGAGGCAGAGAGGGTTATTGAGAAACAGCGTGGAGAAATGTCAGAGGCCTTGATTCAGATTGAGAATTTGAAAGAGGAATTATCGTTGGCGGAGAATCGGAACACTGAATTAGGGCACAAGATTGTAGAACAGGAAAGAGAGATGGAAGAACACAGAGATGAACTGCTGAGATTGAGTGAGGAGCATACGCAATTGGAAGTCCGGTTTAGGGATTGTCATGAGAGACTCGTTATATCGGAGAAGAGGACAGAGGAGATCTCTGATCAATTCCGAGGTAGCATGACTGTTAAAAATCAGGACATCGATCAGCTTGAAGAAACTATAGAAGACCTGAAAGCAGAGCTGGAGATTAAAGAGGATGAACTTAGCTCATTGGTAGAGAATATGAGGGCTACTGAGGTTAAGCAGCGGCTGTCGGGTCAGAAGCTCCGGATCACGGAGCAGGTATTGAGTGAGAAGGAAGAGATCCACCAGAAGAGAGTTGAGAAGTTGCAGGAAGAAAAGGAGTTGCTTGAAGGGAGGATTGCTTCGTTGGCCGGGATAGTTTCTATATACAAGGAAGCTCAACTGAGTCTGGTTGGAGAAATCTCTGAGAAGATGAATGAGACCTTGAATGGGATTGACACATTTAGTATGAAGTTTGAGGAGGACTACGGCCACTTGGAGTCGCGGGTTTATGAAATCGGGAATGAGCTCAAGGTTGTGGTGAACTGGATTACTgggaacaatgctgagaaagatgagatgaagaaggagattgggAGTTTAGTTGAGCGAGTGCTGGTGTTGAAAGAGAAGGTTAATGAGATGGAGATGATAATGcagaagaacgaggaggagagGAAAAACCTAAGTGAGACGGTGCGACAACATGAGGAGAAGGCGAAGGAGTTGAAGATGGTGATAGAAGAGAGGGATGGGAGGTTGGGAGAATTGGAGAGAAAGATGAATGAGAAAGACAGTGGTATGTTGAGCTTGAGCGAGGAGAAGAGAGAGGCGATAAGACAGTTGTGCATTTGGATCGATTTTCACCATGATCGGTACGAAGATCTGAAAGACATGATGTTGAAGAAGAGGGGTGGAACAAGGCAGATTGCTGCTTGA